A genome region from Etheostoma cragini isolate CJK2018 chromosome 4, CSU_Ecrag_1.0, whole genome shotgun sequence includes the following:
- the vapb gene encoding vesicle-associated membrane protein-associated protein B/C, translating into MARPEQVLLLEPQHELKFRGPFSDVVTTNLKLSNPTDRNVCFKVKTTAPRRYCVRPNSGIIDAGTSINVSVMLQPFDYDPNEKSKHKFMVQSVLAPPDMTDMEGVWKEAKPDELMDSKLRCVFDMPVENEKTHDMESNKMMSSSLLKSDSSTLPVKSMSSTLDDGEVKKIMEECKRLQMEAQRLREENKQIREDDGLRMRKSNVMSSQHSSIGMKKDEGLSARTMLLIVLFFVVGVIVGKLVL; encoded by the exons ATGGCCAGGCCGGAACAGGTTCTGCTCTTGGAGCCTCAGCACGAACTGAAATTCCGAG GTCCATTTTCAGACGTGGTCACCACAAATCTCAAGCTCTCCAACCCTACAGACAGGAATGTGTGTTTCAAGGTGAAGACGACAGCGCCGCGTCGGTACTGTGTGCGGCCAAACAGTGGAATCATCGATGCGGGCACCTCAATCAACGTCTCAG TTATGCTGCAGCCTTTTGACTACGATCCCAATGAGAAGAGCAAACACAAGTTCATGGTCCAGTCCGTGCTAGCACCTCCTGACATGACCGACATGGAGGGAGTG TGGAAGGAGGCTAAGCCAGATGAGCTAATGGATTCCAAGCTGAGGTGTGTTTTTGACATGCCAGTGGAGAACGAAAAAACG CATGACATGGAGTCCAACAAGATGATGTCATCCAGCTTGCTGAAGTCAGACTCCTCCACGCTGCCTGTGAAGTCAATGAGCTCCACCCTTGATGACGGGGAGGTAAAGAAAATCATGGAGGAATGTAAGAGGCTGCAGATGGAGGCTCAGAGGCTacgggaagaaaacaaacagatcaGG GAGGATGATGGTCTGCGGATGAGGAAGAGTAACGTGATGTCATCTCAGCACTCATCCATTGGCATGAAGAAAGATGAGGGGTTGAGTGCCCGCACGATGCTCCTCATCGTGCTCTTCTTTGTGGTGGGCGTCATCGTGGGCAAGTTGGTCTTGTAG